ctcaaagaataaaaagacatttttaaaggaaAGAGCAGCCAAGAAATctacaacctgcactcagtgtggaaagagtttcacaaccaaacatgATCTTGAGcgtcacatgagagttcacaccggagagaagccgttcacatgtgatcagtgtgggaagagcttcacCCAATCAGAAAACCTTAAAAgccacatgaggatccacactggagagagaccgttcacatgtgatcaatgtggaaaaacatttattgGGTCATCAGAGCTGAAGAAACACCTGAGAGTTCATACGAAGGAGAAGCcatattcatgttctgtgtgtggaaagagattTTCACAGCTGGGAAGTTTAAAAGCACATCAGAAAATacacactggtgtgagagagttcatgtgctttgagtgtgagaagacttttactaCAGCGAGCCAATTAAAACTGCACCAGAGAaatcacactggagaaaaaccttacaagtgttcacactgtgacaagagattcagtgtgTCAGCAAacctgaaaacacatgagaggatccacactggagaaaaaccttacaagtgttcacactgtgacaagagattcaatcaGTTAGAACATCTGAAAAGACATGAGTTGATCTACTCTGGAGACAAGCCacacacgtgtgatcagtgtggaaagagtttctctatTAAAAGTTACCTGAAGCTTCACATGAAGATTCATGCAGAGGAGAAACAACAACACTGTAGTCTGAAATCACAAGTCTCTTCTGTGCGACTTAGACACAGTCaaatcaccctgtagcccaagactagtcgcccactgaagctaagcaagGTTGAGTCTGGTTAGGACTGAATGGGAGACTCCTGGGAAAACTGGgctgctgctggaagaggtgttagtgaggacAGCAGGGTCTTGACGCcctagtaacaagctccatccTTTGAGTGGATGTTAAACTGAGATCCACTTCCAATAATCCCCATGGTTCTCAAGCTCTAAATTTCATCACCAGAATAGTACCTGTGTCATCTGATTTAACCTTTGCCGTGCAGGTTGCACGTGTGCACTGATTGTGTTTTGCACTACTCAGTtgttccacaaggtggcagcaCTGGCCTGAGCCGTTGTTTCACAgtagaaaacaaaactaaagagacggaacaacaacaacaacagatgCCCACATTAACCCTAAggaaactatatatatatatatatatatatatataaaactggtCCAGCTGTTGTTCTGCAGACCAACTTGGCTTTATATCTTTGTAATAAAGTCTATCTTCTGGCATCAAAACCCCAAGACTTTGAGAGTGATAAGTGACAGAAGCCACAATGCATGATATCAAATGCACTTTAATTTGAAAGGCTTCACATTCCACTGCACACATGTACTAGTGTAGGTATACTTAGGGCTTTAATTGCTGTTGGTTAGTAGCTCTGGACATGTGGACATGTGACCAAAAGCATGCAATCTGGTTGGTCAGATTTTTTCACAATGTGAACAAGAGTCTAGATTAGTTTCTTTATTGTCATAACATACAACGTAATTATGGACTTGCCAACATATACAGATAAAGAATATTTAAAGTGCACATTATGTGTGATATTGCacgtaaattaaataaagtactCATAATGTTATTGCACATGATTGTTATTGAGATGTGTGTGCCCAGAAATTTAAAGCTGGACACTCTCTCCACCATCTCACTGTTGATGTGCAGTGGTGTGTAAACATCTTGTTTCTTTCTGAAATCaatgagttttttttgttttcttgatGTTTAGAGTCAGATTATTCTCGTTGCACCACACCATCAGCCTCTGTACCCCCTCTCTGTAGGCAGACTCATTGCCTCTGGTGATCAACCCCACCACAGACGTGTTATCTGCGAATTTGATAATGGTGTTAATGTTAGATGGTATATGAAGAGTAAAGAAACGGGCTCAGcgccagaggtgtaaagagtacctgaaagccatacttgagtaaaagtattgaTACCTTACTTTGAAAATGACTCCACTGCAAGTTACAAGTAACCAATTCCAatacgacttgagtaaaagtcttaaagtatctgattttaacagtccTTAAGTGTAAgctcagagatgcactagtcctgaG
The window above is part of the Chanodichthys erythropterus isolate Z2021 chromosome 3, ASM2448905v1, whole genome shotgun sequence genome. Proteins encoded here:
- the LOC137013875 gene encoding zinc finger protein 665-like — encoded protein: MEESEESEELSEVEEKHHDKPGEKPLSRSKNKKTFLKERAAKKSTTCTQCGKSFTTKHDLERHMRVHTGEKPFTCDQCGKSFTQSENLKSHMRIHTGERPFTCDQCGKTFIGSSELKKHLRVHTKEKPYSCSVCGKRFSQLGSLKAHQKIHTGVREFMCFECEKTFTTASQLKLHQRNHTGEKPYKCSHCDKRFSVSANLKTHERIHTGEKPYKCSHCDKRFNQLEHLKRHELIYSGDKPHTCDQCGKSFSIKSYLKLHMKIHAEEKQQHCSLKSQVSSVRLRHSQITL